The following DNA comes from Camelina sativa cultivar DH55 chromosome 14, Cs, whole genome shotgun sequence.
TATTGACGCAGTGGAAACCCTCtcgacaaaaataattatttgatacGAACTTTGACGAATGGAATCTTCTTATCCATGAATATCTGCTTACAACCAATGTTAGTCGTCCACTTACGTGATGGTTTGGATCTTGATAAGTTGGTTTATTTATGCAAAAAGTATTTCAATTAACTCAGTTTAGATAATATATACTCTTTTACTTCTATGCTTGAGGTGTTTATGCTGTCTTGATTCTCAATTAACTCAATGAATTATAGTTCTTTAGACATTTGGATGTTTGTGATGCTTAAGCTATCATTCTGCTTTCTACTTCCGAGGTTGAAGGGAGGAAAGTGATAAGGAGACCATGATttgaaaattcataattaaaaaacattttaacagTTTCTTGTGGATTGGTTCTGGTTCAGGAtcatctgtttctttcttcttagcCCTTAGCTATTTCGTGCACATTAGCAAGTAATAAACATCAGACATCTTTCTTAATCGCCTTAATGTGTTAGAGTATTCACCTTATAGAAAAACTCATCGTACTCTCACCGTGATTAAATTGTTTGTACGCAATAAGCCAAGCAAAAACATGAGtgttttttaccaaaaaaaaaaaaaacatgagtgTTGTAACAGTAAATaggaaaaaccctaaaccttgttggaaaaaaggaaacaacagAACTCGTCGGCAAAAGGAAACTAAACAAtcaaaactttccttttttattatataaagaaccttttttttttttttttttggtcaaacatatAAAGAACCTTTTCTGCTTATAAATACATGAACGTCCAGCATCACACATTATCTTTTCTTCGAATCGAAAAACAAAGTTTCGTCGAATCACACATTACCTTTTCTCAGTAGTAGAAGTTCAGAAAGTTTCATAGTCTGTGCAGTTTTACAAGGTCGTCCAAACCCGTTTCTTAAAAAGAACGACGAATGAAATGAAGAGTAAACACCACACACTCGGTCTTGTCTGAATGACATGTGAATCCTTTATTCACTTTTCTCTTATGCTCTGTTCTTACAAACGCAACAGACCACAAAAAAAGTCTTATTGGTCTGTACGGTAAATGCAAGTGGGTGTCATACATATTTGAACAAATACATTCTTTGTTCTTCTCAGGGGAGAGAAGGAGGAAATGTACAAAAGGAATGAGCTTATATTCACAGGGGACTGTTTTCTGATTAGAGAAGCTGTTGATGAATTTGGAGAAGATGTTCTGTGATCCCGTACTCTCACCTCACTCCTCGGTACACGGCACCAGGTTGAAGATCATCCATGTTTTCTATATTCCTAAAACCATCAACTTGCAGGCATGTCCATCCCCGTCGAGCCAGAAAATCGCGGTAATCTTCTTCCGTGTAGAAGATTTTCTCTTCTGAATGGACTGGTAACTGGTTGGATTCATCATAATGGCATACCCTAATGGCCAGTCCTGCAAGATGGGTTTTGCATATCAAGAATTCAGTAAACTGTATTCAGGGTCATAACACACAATCCAAAAGATATTAATGGTGGCAAATTTGATCTTACCATCATCAAGATGGAGTAGATAGTTCCCTAAAGGCATGTCTCGGTCAAGACAGCGAACAATTTGATCTTCATCTTCTAACCAAAAAGCCCGCCGAGTTCTTAACCCAAAAGCAGCTCTGATTGCTTCTTTGATTGCTTCAGCGCTACCATCAACACCAATTCTTCTTGTATAGTCTCCCAATTTCACTGTGATGACCCTTCCACCAAAAGGCTGACCATGACCATCACCACCTGCTTATAAACATGAAACATAAAGATGACTTCATCAGTATTAAAGGGACAgacaaaaccaatcaaacaggGGAACATAGGTTGTGAAGCAACCTCCAAATGAGAGTGATTTTGGTTCTCAAGAATTAGAAAACAATGATTCTTACACATGTCACACCATGAATGGAACATaaagttcaaaagaaaaaaaaatctttggcCTTTTGGAAACTTAAACTTTTGAGACTCAAGTTATCTAAGCTTTTCTGAGACTTGCCATTTCCAGGATTCTCTCTCCAATTCCAAGGAGTAACTCCATTTGCCGCAACAGCATCGACTGCAGTGATTGCAAGTGGATGACCATCATGATCAAGACGCCTTTCAAGGTTTAAGGCTGGCCTGCCATTAGCTGGACCATAGATATAAACATttatcaaaacacacacacacacacacatcctcTAGAAACTAAACTAAACCTTCTAACAGAGAGACCCACGGCAGTCATGTTCACCTCTTTGTTTCAATTACAGAGAGAGATATCACAATTACAGATAACTTTCCCCTCGCATATGAACTCTTTGTTTCCAGTCCCAAATGCTCAAGAATTAAGTTAACACCTCTTGTATTGCTCACTCAAGGAGGATATTTACAACAACTTAAAAGAAGACAAACTTCAAGAGGCAATGGTctaagaaacacacaaaagtgaTATAGGTCAGTACCTTCAACGGATCCAAAAGAAATGCTCGTATCATCAAATCCTGCAACGAAAACATAAAGTCACTTACtacttaaacaaaagaaactaaaagcaCAAAATCCACAAAACTAGATTCATTACCAAAACCATCATCTCCTTAAAACATTAATGCACATCACATTAAGATACCTACTTTAAAATTCTACTATCTTCTCAACCTAATCTACAGATACGAATCTCATCaacacaaaccctaaatcaatgtTGTAATTTCCTCAAAACCTAATCAGGAAGCCAAAGTTTATACCTTTATCACTAAATTGCATAAAGGAATCAACTTTAGCAGTTGTAGGTGGTGGTGGTGTACTAGGGCTCTTATTAAACTGGGTCGTAACTGTTACTTTCTTGCTCCTCTCTCTAAGAATATCTTCAATCTCCTTGTAATAAGACATCTTAGCCGACCCATTACCTCTATCATGATACTTGGCTTTCTTAAACTCTTTCAATAGATTCCTCCACTTATCCGTACACATGGTCGGAGATCGATCAAACCCTTTCTCTCTCATCTTAGACGAAATCTGTTCCCATAGATGTTTATTGGATTTGGATGTATTGAATAAACCATCCATACCTCTACGGAACATGATTAAGCTACGAGTCTCGTCTTGAACCCATGTCTCTGCTCTTTTCTTCGGAGCTTTCACTTCGTGATCCTCACCACTGCTTTCTCCTAGGAGAATCTGTTGAGGCTGCTGCTGAGATTGGTTCAGATgacgatgatggtgatgatgattgtgGTTTTGGTGATTGTTGTGGTGGTGAGGTTGTAGATCTGATACTGCTTCACTGGTGGTGGTCGTGGTGGTGACATCGATCATCATATCGCGTGTTGTGGCGGTTGAAGAATTGGGATTATCGTCTTCGTAGTAATCAGTCGGACGAGACTTGTCGGAAATGAACATTGCTGTGTCTCCGGAGAGACAATTGGATATGATGTTCCTTTGTTCCCACCACCGTCAACAACACAAGCCCCCGAACACAAATTGGTACTTATGTGAGGAGAGCCAAATaggcttttttattttgtattttaattttaggtttttttttttgtctaaagaTTGGGGTTTGGAAACttattcataaatcataactaacaattTGGCCTTTTATGtgatataaaatgttaaaaaaaaaaatttaacgcAAAAATAACGATAAACTATATCCAAAAATTACAATAGTTAGATACTGAAAACTTACAAAACCAGTATTCGATTtagtaaaaaataacattacaaaAGTATCAATTTAATTGTTACTGTTAtagtaattgatttttttttttggacaaaataaagAACTGTTATAGTGATTGATAACTAATAAAAATGATGTCTTTAATAAAagaattgttttgaatctaatatctttttttatgaaaccgtcttttcaaataaaaaaaatggtgtaGTGACCTTAGTGTATTGCCCAAAGGTAAGTCTTTAATACACAAGACACCATCACATCACGAAAGTAGGGATTAGACTAATGGGTCGGCATGTTTTGTCcgatggttgacaaaaaaaaaatgattatcaTATTTCAAAgatcaaattcaaaatacatTTTCAACAACACAAATTTCAAGTTCATAACacaaaacttgctagaaaattcGTACTCTACCTACAATATTTCGAAATGGCATTGCTCTTTCAGTAGAGAGTCCAAGCAAGGGAATGAGATTTGATTACATCGTTAGGACACTTTTATGTTCTATGACCAAAGGAGCACCCCACTTCTTCCCATTAGTCCAATCCACCAGTAACTATAAAAGCCAAAACATCAACATTCACATGACAAATCTTGGCAACTTGCTTCCTCATCAAAGGGGGAAAACAAAGTAATGAGATACACACACATCCTCTTTTTGAAACGAAACAGTGACAAAACTctaaatcgaaaaaaaaaaaaaaaaaactcaacaaccAAACCGGAAACCACAACCAGTTGAACCGGTTTTATTACATTACATAAAACTACGTCATATAATAGTGTTACGGTCGGCgataaagtttggatttttttttcttctaaaaagcatatttttgaagtataatAATACAAGTGAGAGGACCTGGCTGGCCAGACCAAacccataaaataaaataaaataaaataagggaataataaaaaaataaaataaaaaataaaatagaattgagaaaaaaaagattgatcaGCCAtcggagagaagaaagaaatgataGATAACTGGATCACGAGAAgacacaaatcacaaagaagaagaaagaaaacaaaaatcaagaagaagaaagaaacaacaacaacaatttcgTATTGAAGCAAATCCAAAAAAGgtctaatattttttatattttatctgaAGTTAGTCAATAAaacaacaaccaaggaggaggTTTTGGAAAGAACTTGAATgtgactctctttttttattaggTAAGTTTGTTGTTTTCTCAATTCATCTTTATATCTCATGTTGACCTTTTTCATTTGTGCAATCGGTTTAATTTCGtgattttatcttgttttttttgatcTATGGTTTGTAAATGTAATGTTTCTAAAtttgattttggggtttttcaGATTTCGATTGTTTTCAGGATTAGACTcttaaagtttggatttttcttttctttagagAGTGGCTATTTCAGGTTCTTGATTTAACTATTTTGTGGATATCTTGCTTTGATTTCAGATGGAGTTGATGAGTTTGTTCTTCTAAGggattgtttttttgtaatttgggaAGAACCATCTGAGTTATGTGGAAACAGATTATAAGTAAGCTTCCTAAGAAGTCTTCTTCTAAGAACCATTCTTCATCGACTTCGAATGCTTCTACTTCCAAAGCTAGTGACAATGGAGCAGGTAAATCAGGTAATTCTCACGCCAAGAACGCTCCTGCTGTTAAACCTGCTGCTGATTCTTGTTTTAAAGATGGGAATTCGAAAGGCAACGGTCCGTATGAAGCTTTGCCTAGTTTTAAAGATGTTCCTAATGCAGAGAAGCAGAGCTTGTGTCTGAGAAAACTCAACTTGTGCTGTCTAGTGTTTGATTTCTCGGATCCTACAAAGAAcgtgaaggagaaagagatcaagCGGCAGACGTTGCTTGATCTTGTGGATTACGTTGCTTCTCCCAATGGGAAGTTTAGCGAAACTGTTATCCAAGAAGCTGTTAAAATGGTTTCTGTTAACATTTTCAGAACCTTGAATCCTCAACCGCGTGAGAATAAAGTTATTGATGCTTTGGATTTGGAAGAAGAGGAGCCTTCTATGGATCCTGCTTGGCCTCACTTGCAGCTTGTCTATGAGATTCTCCTCAGGCTTATTGCTTCACCTGAGACAGATACAAAGCTGGCTAAGAAGTACATCGACCAGTCTTTTGTCTCGAGGTTACTGGATTTATTTGACTCCGAGGATCCTAGAGAAAGAGACTGTCTCAAAACCGTTCTGCATCGCATCTATGGTAAATTCATGGTTCATCGTCCTTTCATAAGGAAATCAATCAACAACATTTTCTATAGGTTTGTTTTTGAGACTGAGAAACACAATGGGATTGCTGAGTTCTTAGAGATTTTGGGAAGTATCATCAATGGATTTGCTCTGCCGCTTAAAGATGAGCATAAAGTGTTTCTGGTTCGAGCTTTGATACCTCTCCACAAACCGAAATGCTTACAAATGTATCATCAGCAGTTGTCTTATTGTATCACACAGTTTGTGGAAAAAGACTGCAAACTTGCTGATACAGTTATAAGGGGATTACTCAAGTCTTGGCCCGTCACGAATAGTTCCAAAGAAGTTATGTTTTTAAacgagctagaggaagtattAGAAGCTACTCAGCCACCTGAATTCCAACGGTGTATGGTCCCATTGTTTCGCCAAGTTGCTCGGTGTTTGAACAGTCTCCATTTTCAGGTAAATTGTTTataactttttcatatattttccaGATTGCATTTTACAGTTTGCTGATTCTGAGAAAGAGGAATGATAGGAACAGTTCTTCATAAGATTGAAATGTGTGATATTGGATAGCTTAAAAGCTTTGTGCTCATTGTCGAAGTTGTAGTGAAAGCTTGCGTCTTTATACAAGAAGcacaaagaaagaacaaaaaggttgagtcttttttttgttcttgatttgcTTGCAGGTTGCAGAAAGAGCTTTGTTCTTATGGAACAACGATCATATCGAGAATCTAATAATGCAGAACCGTAAAGTTATTCTACCTATCATATTCCCTGCATTGGAAAGAAACACTCAGAAGCATTGGAACCAAGCTGTTCATAGCTTAACGCTGAACGTGCAGAAGATATTTAATGACGTCGATGCAGACTTGTTTAAGGAATGTCTTGGTAAGTTTAGAGAAGATGAATCAAAAGAATCTGAAATTGGAGCAAAGCGTGAGGCCACATGGAAACGGTTGGAAGAAATTGGGAATCAAAAGCAGAAGAGTTCATTGtaagatgttttttttagttgtagaAAGAGAGGTTTTTTGTTCTGTATTTTTCTCGTTTTTACTACATTGgcaaatttggtttgttttttttttcctccagaAACCTTAGTGAGAAAAAGTTTCAGATTCGTCTTCTTTGAAGAGATTGCGAAGATGTAagatcattttttctttcttttttttcttttggtcttgTTTGTTAAAAGCTTTGCTAATGTGTTCTAGATCACAACATTAATTCATAACATATAAAACGTACTCCCTATAGATAATAACTACGTAACATGGTAATAAAGCTAGTCATAAGAATAATGTTACGGTTCCAAATACATGAAAGAGAGTAATTAAGCAAGGTTTTAGATATGAGATATTAAACTCTGGAAATAAGGAACACctctataaaaaaatagatgatcGTGCATTGGAGAGTACGAATTTGTTTGTGGATCATACTTCACCAGACCTTTACCATAACGATGTGTGAGTAGGATCTCCTTGTTCTTCAATATCGCCACCGGTGTGCATGGCCGAATCACATGCTTTCGGGTCCAAGTAGAATAAACCCTTCCAGATACAGAccatgatgaagaacaagatcGAAGATCTATAGTATAAATCTTTATCCATGTCTCTTGTAAGCTCCAAATCTCTTGGATCATTGTACGGCGCTTTCTCTTCGACATGCACAAACGATTATCCAATATGCACAGGTCGATATGGTCTGGATGTGAACGAGAAGCTGGATTATTAGGAAGCAATCGAAAAGTCTCAGTTTGAAGATCAAAAACTATAACTTTGGTCTCGCCATTGTATCGTTCTGTGAGCCAATAAACTGATCCGTTCGTGGACACTGGTGATTGGTCGTTAAATATCCTGTAGGTTGGCGTGCAATCCAAGTATCTCCAAGCGTTTGCCCTAAAATCAAAGACCTCGCACTCGGTAAATCCTTCGCTTAACCTCACGGCGTCAGAATTGTATATATCAGAATTGTATAGCCACACCAATTTATAATCACACATTGTGGCCTTTGCGAACGCTAGTCTAGGGATTGGCATATTGTGTATGATAGTTTCCCGAGTGTACGTTGCCTTTTGCATAAATATATGAAACCTAGGTTGAGGAAGTTGTCGGAACCACCTTGTGGTCGGGTTGAGTACGTATATGGATTCTCCCCACTTATCATAGACACAAACAAGACCATTGCAGCTTCCAGAAATTTCGATTAAATGTGGTTGAGTGATGTAGAGAAGATTGAAGACTCGAAGAGAAGCAGATTCCAAGCACAATGTCTTCAACACATAATAGTGTTCATGTTTGGAGACGAATAGGAATTTTGGATGATGATTTTTGGATTGTTCGACGAGCCTCAAGTGTTTCTCCGTGAAATAACGAGATTCAATAGTTGTTCTCCATTGTTTTGATACGACCTTGAATCGAGCGTTTGATTCGACCGGAAGCCTCAAGAGGATTTCTTCTAGGACGTCGTATGGTAGTACTCCATGATcgttattatattttcttcttcttcttcttcccgatctgtgtgatgatgatgcaatcactctcttctctttctccattCTCGACTTCTTGTTTTACGGATGTCTCTGAATATAATGCCTtcatcttgatatatatatatatatatatatatatatatatatttccattaacaactgaaataaattatatctatctatattaataaatacataacaTTATTAGTAGATTTTATTTAACATATGTCAAATAGATTTAGACTTTGTTATTCCCATTGTATCCACGTCATATTTTTTACTGTTAATTTTCAGCTATTTAAATAGAatgaaataactaaaatatatcgTTAGATCTAGTTACAATTAGGaaagaaaacttgaaatttaattaatatatatgaaagtaAATGTTAGGTTTCTTGCGTGGAAATAGACTTTGAGAAACCACAACaatccaaagaaaacaaaagcgatTGAAACCAGATGTTATATAAGCTACAACATGATACTTACTTGTTTGAAGATTTTAACCATTGAtcactttgacaaaaaaataataataataattcaatgtTAAAACCATAATCTTTTCTGAGTTTTCACTTTTCctgaacaaattttttaataaacattattgaccccattttctaattattattatttgtctttttttttttttttgtaaaatctaaaaacacaaaagcaaaataaTCTAAGAATAGTAAATCTAAAAACACTAGTTCCTATTGATCATGAGATGACGTTTGGCTATGACTACAATATTTGTCGTCCCTATTGGCTATGTTGGTTGGAGAACAATGAAGAACCATTCTCTCTGCGTTGTGTGAACTATGTCAGGCAACTCGACGCCGATAGAGATATACAGTTTCTTCGGGTATGTGGATGGGAGCCTGGAGTTGATTACATTGAGAAATTCAAGGTCTTTAACACATTTTCGAGACTGGCAGGTTCTCAAGGATTGACAGCCTTCCAGGCTGGGACGATAGCGTCTTGCAAATGTGACGACATGAAATTCAATTTGCAAAATATGGTGGATGGTGTTACAAAAGATGACATGTTTTTTGAAAGTGTGGAAAGCCATTTACAAGAGCTCCTGATATCATGGGAGAATTTGAGTAAGAAGATAAGAAGATGCTAAGGAAAGAGATGGGACGAGAGTTAGTGGATGCTTATTTAGGGTTGCTTCTAGTTACAATTAGGaaagaaaacttgaaatttaattgatatatatgaaaataaatgttAGGTTTCTTGCGCGGAAATAGAATTTGAGAAACCACAACaatccaaagaaaacaaaagcgatTGAAACCAGATGTTATATAAGCTACACCATGATACTTGTTTGAAGATTTTAACCATTGATCACtttgacaaaataataataataataattcaatgtTAAAACCATAATCTTTTCTGAGTTTTCACTTTTCCTAAAcaaatctaattattattatttgtaattttttttatgggttttgtttttgaaaaactcATTTATACCGACTCAAGTGGTTTCCCTAATAAATTGGGTTTGGAAGATTTTAACCATTGACAATGTAAAACCATCATCTTTTTTTGAGTTTTCActttttctaaacaaatttTCTAACAAGCTAGACATTACtccatttataaattattactatttgttttttttttttttttttttttttttttagctaNNNNNNNNNNNNNNNNNNNNNNNNNNNNNNNNNNNNNNNNNNNNNNNNNNNNNNNNNNNNNNNNNNNNNNNNNNNNNNNNNNNNNNNNNNNNNNNNNNNNNNNNNNNNNNNNNNNNNNNNNNNNNNNNNNNNNNNNNNNNNNNNNNNNNNNNNNNNNNNNNNNNNNNNNNNNNNNNNNNNNNNNNNNNNNNNNNNNNNNNNNNNNNNNNNNNNNNNNNNNNNNNNNNNNNNNNNNNNNNNNNNNNNNNNNNNNNNNNNNNNNNNNNNNNNNNNNNNNNNNNNNNNNNNNNNNNNNNNNNNNNNNNNNNNNNNNNNNNNNNNNNNNNNNNNNNNNNNNNNNNNNNNNNNNNNNNNNNNNNNNNNNNNNNNNNNNNNNNNNNNNNNNNNNNNNNNNNNNNATGATAATCCCACACAACCATTTGATTAGCGTGTGTAACATTGCTAAATTACTAGTTGCTTCTCAGTTCCCATtatgaaaatatcaattatGCGCGTTAACTTCTCATCTCAATTACACGTATTTCTTGAATTGGAATATAATTAAGGTTTaagttcttcttttctttctttctgaacCTTAAGAGCTTAAGTTGTTTTTAAGGTTTTTCATCTATCTACAGAGAGTTGTTATTATAATAAGTAGTGGATTATtgtgaaatcaaaattaaacaagattAAATCAACTATGGATAAACAATTCACGAGTGATACAAAATTATTTGCGGCTGCAGCCAAATTTACGAGAGAGAACACACGAGATAGCAAAGGCAACAGGGATGGAGGAAAGCGAGGTTCAGAGACGtcttatctttttttgtcaTTGGTTATTATTTCCACATATATTCTTATGTTTTCCTtatgttttacttatttttatcttattatttgctcttctttttcatagaaaaatattgttaaatttaaataaaattaagattggTACGTTAATGTAATATTTTAGAACTGTCATCtttaattcttattttcttgtatatacatatatatgttgaagCTTGTTAATAGGTTGTCGCAGCACTACCAAAAGAATCTGAACACATGCATAAAACTCAATTTAGAATTTGGATAGCTAATTTGGTCAggattcaaaatatttaaactaattgCAAACATTTCAGTTATTTTTGCAAACGaaagaaactcaaaaatttagaaattcaaaaaattaattagctTATCACACAGAACAATTGAAGAAAAACATtaccaacacacacacatagCTTAAACATAAGAATTTCTCATGATTCCCACTTAGTTCTTAACTTATCAACATGTTTAAACTCAAATGCCAACACTAGACTCTCGTCCATTCTTCTCAACTCAAAGCTCTCCACTAATACATAACATCTATAACTCTTCCAATTCAAACCGCTTCCATTATATCTCTCAGATTTCTTAACCACTGCTCTTAGCGGTTCACTCTTCCATCCGAATCTCTCCTCTTCCCATTTCATCTTCTCAATAACCACAGATCTCATACCCATCCTCTTGTCTGCGAACTCAAACCAAACAATCCCATTTTCATCCACACTTCCTGTCCTTTTTCCAATATCTTGTCCCTCAAGCTTCACAACTTCTGTTTCCACTTCAACATTAACAACAACCTCGCGGTTGTCCTTGTAAGCGTTTTCGCAAGAGTAAACCTCTTCCCATCTTTGGATAAGAACCATGTTATAATAAGTTGAACTCTTAAGCTGATCCTTTGCGTCTCTTTCCTTCACAAATATGAAAGGTACATACCATTTTCCTACCACAACGCTTGTACTAAAATCACCTGGAAGCTCAGACCGAATCTTCGTGTAAATACCTTTTGCATCATCTCTTAGACCAAAGTCTTCTGATGTCGAGTACTCAACTGTCCAATACTTTCTCTTGAGAAACTCTGGTGGTACTCCGTTAGGTGCAACGGATGTCGCAAAGTAACTTCGAGACAATGGTTTTGGTTGATGGATCTGAAATTGTTGGTATATGTCATAAGGATCTGCTTGTTGTGGCTTAGCTTCAGGAACATAGCTGAAGCAAAAGCAGCAGGGGACTCTGTCTTCCTCTTTCGCATTAGCCGTAGCTTCTCTACAAaacacaaatatacaaatttaagaCTTTCAAATCAATACCCTTATTTGCAAATTCTTGTGTCATCACAAATCAAGaaagttgaaaaatatattGCTTAAAGTCATACCCTGAGGGTTTCCCGCCTCGTTTGATGGCGTAGTAACGGTTTGAAGATAACGGTTGATCAAGAACCGGAATGAAAATGACCGGATCACGATAAGCAGTGGTCACGTTATTAACCGTGATGGTGTAATTCACAGTCA
Coding sequences within:
- the LOC104739999 gene encoding uncharacterized protein LOC104739999 encodes the protein MYVTRRLSECQRNRSELPESPNSGVLVIQDEESRPTCCFGSCYEAGLKGLPFPQNTKLTVNYTITVNNVTTAYRDPVIFIPVLDQPLSSNRYYAIKRGGKPSGEATANAKEEDRVPCCFCFSYVPEAKPQQADPYDIYQQFQIHQPKPLSRSYFATSVAPNGVPPEFLKRKYWTVEYSTSEDFGLRDDAKGIYTKIRSELPGDFSTSVVVGKWYVPFIFVKERDAKDQLKSSTYYNMVLIQRWEEVYSCENAYKDNREVVVNVEVETEVVKLEGQDIGKRTGSVDENGIVWFEFADKRMGMRSVVIEKMKWEEERFGWKSEPLRAVVKKSERYNGSGLNWKSYRCYVLVESFELRRMDESLVLAFEFKHVDKLRTKWES
- the LOC104739997 gene encoding trihelix transcription factor GT-1 isoform X1, with amino-acid sequence MFISDKSRPTDYYEDDNPNSSTATTRDMMIDVTTTTTTSEAVSDLQPHHHNNHQNHNHHHHHRHLNQSQQQPQQILLGESSGEDHEVKAPKKRAETWVQDETRSLIMFRRGMDGLFNTSKSNKHLWEQISSKMREKGFDRSPTMCTDKWRNLLKEFKKAKYHDRGNGSAKMSYYKEIEDILRERSKKVTVTTQFNKSPSTPPPPTTAKVDSFMQFSDKGFDDTSISFGSVEANGRPALNLERRLDHDGHPLAITAVDAVAANGVTPWNWRENPGNGGDGHGQPFGGRVITVKLGDYTRRIGVDGSAEAIKEAIRAAFGLRTRRAFWLEDEDQIVRCLDRDMPLGNYLLHLDDGLAIRVCHYDESNQLPVHSEEKIFYTEEDYRDFLARRGWTCLQVDGFRNIENMDDLQPGAVYRGVR
- the LOC104739998 gene encoding serine/threonine protein phosphatase 2A 57 kDa regulatory subunit B' theta isoform-like, with the protein product MWKQIISKLPKKSSSKNHSSSTSNASTSKASDNGAGKSGNSHAKNAPAVKPAADSCFKDGNSKGNGPYEALPSFKDVPNAEKQSLCLRKLNLCCLVFDFSDPTKNVKEKEIKRQTLLDLVDYVASPNGKFSETVIQEAVKMVSVNIFRTLNPQPRENKVIDALDLEEEEPSMDPAWPHLQLVYEILLRLIASPETDTKLAKKYIDQSFVSRLLDLFDSEDPRERDCLKTVLHRIYGKFMVHRPFIRKSINNIFYRFVFETEKHNGIAEFLEILGSIINGFALPLKDEHKVFLVRALIPLHKPKCLQMYHQQLSYCITQFVEKDCKLADTVIRGLLKSWPVTNSSKEVMFLNELEEVLEATQPPEFQRCMVPLFRQVARCLNSLHFQVAERALFLWNNDHIENLIMQNRKVILPIIFPALERNTQKHWNQAVHSLTLNVQKIFNDVDADLFKECLGKFREDESKESEIGAKREATWKRLEEIGNQKQKSSL
- the LOC104739997 gene encoding trihelix transcription factor GT-1 isoform X2; translated protein: MFISDKSRPTDYYEDDNPNSSTATTRDMMIDVTTTTTTSEAVSDLQPHHHNNHQNHNHHHHHRHLNQSQQQPQQILLGESSGEDHEVKAPKKRAETWVQDETRSLIMFRRGMDGLFNTSKSNKHLWEQISSKMREKGFDRSPTMCTDKWRNLLKEFKKAKYHDRGNGSAKMSYYKEIEDILRERSKKVTVTTQFNKSPSTPPPPTTAKVDSFMQFSDKGFDDTSISFGSVEGGDGHGQPFGGRVITVKLGDYTRRIGVDGSAEAIKEAIRAAFGLRTRRAFWLEDEDQIVRCLDRDMPLGNYLLHLDDGLAIRVCHYDESNQLPVHSEEKIFYTEEDYRDFLARRGWTCLQVDGFRNIENMDDLQPGAVYRGVR
- the LOC104743291 gene encoding putative F-box protein At1g12855 — its product is MEKEKRTLCLESASLRVFNLLYITQPHLIEISGSCNGLVCVYDKWGESIYVLNPTTRWFRQLPQPRFHIFMQKATYTRETIIHNMPIPRLAFAKATMCDYKLVWLYNSDIYNSDAVRLSEGFTECEVFDFRANAWRYLDCTPTYRIFNDQSPVSTNGSVYWLTERYNGETKVIVFDLQTETFRLLPNNPASRSHPDHIDLCILDNRLCMSKRKRRTMIQEIWSLQETWIKIYTIDLRSCSSSWSVSGRVYSTWTRKHVIRPCTPVAILKNKEILLTHRYGKGLVKYDPQTNSYSPMHDHLFFYRGVPYFQSLISHI
- the LOC104739997 gene encoding trihelix transcription factor GT-1 isoform X3, whose translation is MFISDKSRPTDYYEDDNPNSSTATTRDMMIDVTTTTTTSEAVSDLQPHHHNNHQNHNHHHHHRHLNQSQQQPQQILLGESSGEDHEVKAPKKRAETWVQDETRSLIMFRRGMDGLFNTSKSNKHLWEQISSKMREKGFDRSPTMCTDKWRNLLKEFKKAKYHDRGFDDTSISFGSVEANGRPALNLERRLDHDGHPLAITAVDAVAANGVTPWNWRENPGNGGDGHGQPFGGRVITVKLGDYTRRIGVDGSAEAIKEAIRAAFGLRTRRAFWLEDEDQIVRCLDRDMPLGNYLLHLDDGLAIRVCHYDESNQLPVHSEEKIFYTEEDYRDFLARRGWTCLQVDGFRNIENMDDLQPGAVYRGVR